A single region of the Microbulbifer sp. MKSA007 genome encodes:
- a CDS encoding pyridoxine 5'-phosphate synthase, protein MIALSVNLNKIALIRNSREGNFPDVIAHGRTCLDAGAQGLTVHPRPDQRHIRPGDVRDLAELCASRKNIEFNVEGNPFAAPLGDYPGLIPLVLETKPDQCTLVPDTSDQLTSDHGFDLKQDGDRLVPIIDQLKNAGIRVSLFMDPDLDQISLAKQVGADRIELYTGPYAEAVTKQSPELETIFSAHCAAAEHAHQLGLGINAGHDLNLVNLPRYRTLPGLQEVSIGHAFTVDAISMGLENAVNAYVDCLAGS, encoded by the coding sequence TTGATCGCTCTCAGCGTAAACCTCAATAAAATTGCCTTAATCCGCAACTCCCGCGAGGGCAACTTTCCCGACGTAATCGCCCACGGGCGCACTTGCCTCGACGCCGGGGCCCAAGGTTTGACCGTACACCCCCGTCCAGACCAACGACATATTCGCCCCGGCGACGTGCGCGACCTGGCAGAACTCTGCGCCAGCCGCAAAAACATAGAGTTCAACGTTGAAGGCAACCCCTTCGCCGCTCCCCTGGGGGACTACCCCGGCCTAATACCACTGGTTTTGGAAACCAAACCAGACCAATGCACTTTGGTTCCCGACACCAGTGATCAGCTCACGTCTGATCACGGCTTTGACCTCAAACAAGATGGAGATCGATTAGTTCCGATAATTGATCAACTTAAAAATGCCGGAATACGTGTCAGCCTGTTTATGGATCCAGACCTGGACCAAATCAGCCTGGCCAAACAGGTCGGGGCTGACCGTATTGAGCTCTACACCGGCCCCTATGCCGAAGCCGTAACCAAACAGAGCCCAGAGCTGGAAACAATTTTCTCTGCCCACTGTGCCGCCGCTGAGCACGCACATCAGCTGGGACTGGGGATTAATGCCGGCCATGACCTCAACCTGGTTAACCTACCGCGCTATCGCACATTACCGGGCTTGCAGGAAGTCTCCATAGGCCACGCCTTTACTGTCGATGCTATCAGCATGGGCCTGGAGAATGCCGTTAACGCCTACGTCGACTGCCTCGCTGGTAGCTGA
- a CDS encoding peptidylprolyl isomerase, which translates to MRKLVIFLFCTLFSLPLFAQNPQVKLETDLGVIRIELYAKQAPVTVENFLAYTDSGFYDGIIFHRVVPGFVVQAGGFTFDFQRKETREAIANESANGLQNLRGTLSMARTNDPDSATSQFFINLVDNTRLDASEDKPGYAVFGKVIEGMDIIEKIEREPRGLYRRHPEAPNTPIRILSAKRITASDNTVAEHSKGE; encoded by the coding sequence ATGCGTAAATTAGTTATTTTTCTTTTCTGTACTCTATTCAGCCTTCCGCTATTTGCCCAAAACCCTCAGGTGAAACTAGAAACTGATCTTGGGGTTATTCGTATCGAGCTATATGCCAAGCAAGCACCAGTCACCGTAGAGAACTTCCTCGCTTATACCGATAGCGGCTTCTACGATGGAATTATCTTTCACCGTGTTGTGCCTGGATTTGTCGTCCAAGCCGGTGGTTTCACTTTTGATTTCCAAAGAAAAGAAACTCGCGAGGCTATCGCCAACGAGTCAGCTAACGGACTCCAAAACCTGCGTGGCACTCTCTCCATGGCACGCACAAATGATCCCGATAGTGCCACGTCCCAGTTTTTTATTAACTTGGTCGATAACACCCGCCTGGATGCCAGCGAGGATAAGCCTGGCTACGCAGTTTTTGGCAAGGTTATCGAGGGAATGGATATCATAGAAAAAATTGAGCGGGAACCCCGAGGCCTTTATCGCAGGCACCCAGAGGCTCCCAATACTCCGATTCGGATTCTTTCCGCAAAACGAATTACAGCCAGCGACAACACAGTCGCTGAACACAGCAAGGGAGAATAA